The following is a genomic window from Staphylococcus capitis subsp. capitis.
GTTTATTTAGTTCAAATAAATATTTCAATTAAGTATTCACTCGCAACTTGATAAATATAAAAGATTAAAAAATAACATGAAGTTTTTAAGTAACAATAAAACGAGGCTAAGACATAATTTATTGTCTTAGCCTCACATAACGAATTGGCAGTAGATGTCTGAATTGAAAGTGCGCTTATATCAAGCTTCTTTCAATCCTAGTCATCCTTGCCGCGGGGCCCCAACATAGAGAATTTCTTTAGGAAGAAATTCTACAAACAATGCAAGTTGGGGGTGGGACAACGAAAATAATTTTTTCAAATTATATTTCTGTCCCACTCTCGTTGTTATATTTTACAGAGACTTTCTAGTTTCCTAGGAAATAATTCTCAACGTCTTTCCAACCGTTTACTCGATCAAATCTATCATCATTTATATTATGAGATGCTGTAAACATAATTGATTTACCTTCAAAAATCTCAAGTTGCTTTGGATTATCATCTATTAAATAGTCAGCATTCACAATATTTTTTCTACCACAAAATACAAAATGCTGAGGGTTTAAAAATGGGAAGAATTCTAATAACCATTCATATTTATCATGAAATGATGTTGGAACATCCATTGCTGCTGTAGCAATATATACATCATAATGATCATTTAATTTCTCAACGACTTCTTGAGCGTGTGGCATCACTTTTAAACGTCTAAAGAAACCTGGCTCTCTTAATACTTCAGTCACTAATCCTTCATGTTCAGGCATCATATGTTTTAATTTTTTTCCATTTAGAGATTCGATAGTAATCCCAAGATTTGCTCTTTCATTTACTGCATCAATTATTTCTCCTAGCGTATCAGCTAAGACTTCATCCATATCTATAGCTATTTTCTTTCGAGACATTCTCAAGTACACTCCCTATTGATTTTGAAACTTAAATACATGATTTAGTATAGCAAATATTAAAGTGTAGCACAGTGTTCATTGATAAATTCTTATTCTGTACTACACTCTTTTAATTTATATATAAATATTAGAACTTATTAATAATTAAAATCTTTTAATACTTCTAACATCTTCTTATTTTGTTCTGGGAAGCCTATTGTAATCCTTACACCATTCGGAAAAGGTCTAGTAATGCAGCCCACTTTTAGTAACTCATCGTATAACGCTTTACTATTGTTCGTTTTCACAAAAATGAAATTAGTTTGACTTGGTAAAAAGTGCTTACTTTGAGGAATTTGATAAAATTTCTCGCGTTCTACTGCATTTCGTTGAGTAATATCTTTTAAATACGCTTGGTCTTCTAATGCAGCAATTGCTGCATATTCTGAAATTCTAGTGATATTGAATGGTGGTCTAATGATGTTCCACTTTTCAATAGCGTCAGGAGAAGCAACGACATAACCTACTCTTAATCCAGCTAAGCCATATGCTTTAGAGAAAGTGCGTAATAAAAAGGCATTCTCAAATGTTTCTTGTAGCTTTAAAGTGTCAGGAAAATCTGATGCAGTTACAAATTCAACATATGCTTCATCGATTAACACTGGAATATGACTCGGCACTTGTGTTAAGAAGTCGTTTAATGTTTCATGATCAAAATAAGTACCAGTCGGGTTATTAGGATTACATAGCCAAACTAGCGCTGTATTATCATCAATACTTTGTAGGATACCTTCTAAATCGAACCCGCCCTCTTTAAGCGGAACTTGAACAACCTCGGCTGACTCGACAATAGCATTATGATAGTACTGTCCAAAGGTAGCTTCACTTGTAACAATTTTATCCCCAGGTGTTAACACCGCTCTTGAAATCATTAATATCACTTCATCAAGACCAGCCCCGAATAAAATACGTGATTCGTCGATATTTAAATGTTTACTGATAGCCCTTCTTAGACTGGGTGATCCACTTTCAGGATAGTAGTACAGCTCATCTAAATGTTGCTTTATCGCCTCTTTAGCTTTTGGTGTTGGGCCATACAAATTTTCATTTGATGCTAATTTGAATAATTCACCCTCAATACCATACTCTTTTTTTAATGCTTCTGGAGAAAGACCAGGTTCATATGCAGATAATTGATTTAACTGACTTTTCATAGTTGAGTATCCCCTTCTAAATTGACTGAGATTTTAAAAAACTTAGTATTAATTATAAACAATAATGAGTTTTAAAATCAATGAGCCTTTAGTAGCTTGTAGTAAAAATTCCTGACATTTCAACATGCCAGGAATTTAATAAGCTTTATTTAATTAGACCTTCTTTTTTCAAATAATCTTTGGCTACTTTATAAGGATCTTGTTTTTTCACTGTTACTTTGTAGTTCATTTCTTGCATTTGTTCATCTGTAATTTTTCCAGCTAATTTATTCAACGGTTTCTTCACTTCAGGATGATCTTTCAAGAATTTTCCTTTAAACATTGGCGCACCTTGATATGGTGGGAAGACGTGTTTATCATCTTTCAACACAACCATATTATACTGTTTTAATTCAGCATCTGTGGAATACGCATCGATTAAATTAATGTCTCCTTTTTCAACAGCTGTATAGCGTAGTTTAGGTTCCATTGTTTTGACATTAGAAATATTAAGATTATATGCTTTCTTAACGGCTTTGAAACCATCCGGACGATCATTGAATTCCAGTGTAAACCCTGGTTTAAGTTTATCTTCTACTTTTTGTAAATCGCCTATGGTCTTAATGTTATTTTTCTTTGCGAAGTCTCGCTTAACAGCTAACGCATAAGTATTATTGTATTTCATTGGCTTTAGCATCGTCATATGATCTTTCTTCTCTAAACTTGTCTTCGCTTGCTGATATACCGCTGGTTCTTTTTTTGATTTTAAGTCTTCTTTAGTAAGCTCACCTAACACGGTACCAGTAAACTCTAAATAACCATCTATATCATCAGATTTTAATGCATTAAATAAGAATGATGTTTTCCCCATTCCATCTTTAACATCCACCGTGTCATCTGTTTCATCCTCAATTAAGATTTTATACATGTTAGTGATAACAGACGGTTCTGAACCTAATTTACCCGCAAGTGTAATCTTATCGCCTTTTTGTGCAAATAGCGGAATCAATATTGCTAATAAAATAACTAGTACAATTGCACCAAGGGTAATTAATAGTTTTTTATAAGAAAGCTTTTCCATATATCTCAAAATTAAATCAAAAATAATAGCTAATAAAGCTGCTGGAATCGCACCAATTAAAATTAGTGAACTATCATTACGATCAATACCTAATAGAATAAGGTCCCCTAAACCTCCAGCACCAATTAATGCTGCTAAAGTAGCAGTACCGATAATTAATACCATTGCAGTACGAATACCTGCCATGATGACGGGCGTCGCTATAGGTAATTCTACCTTAGTTAGTCTTCTGAATGGTTTCATACCAATACCTTTAGCCGCTTCAACTAAAGACGGATCTACCTCTTCAATCCCAGTGTATGTATTACGTAGTATAGGTAATAGAGCATATACAACTAGCGCAATGATTGCAGGCACTCGTCCAATTCCAAATATTGGTATCATCAGACCTAATAACGCGAGTGAAGGAATGGTTTGTAATACCGCGGCGATATTCATTACAATCTCTGATATTTTTTTCGTTTTTGTTAAGAGTATTCCTAAAGGCACTGCAATAATAGTTGCAATTAATAATGCGATAAACGAAATTTGAATATGTTCAATAATCGTAGAAAGAAGTTGTCCTTTTCTATCACCTAATGTGCTTAGAAACTCATGCATGTGTGACGTTCTCCTTTCTTTCAGATAAATAGTTGAAAATGTCTTCACGCTTTAGTAAATACTGCTTTTGATCGTTACTATCTTTGACAATAACAGCATCTGTTTGTGCTAGAAGATGATAAATGTCTTCTACTTTTTGATTTTCATTCACTTCAGGATAACTTGATGTAGTGGACATTTTACCTAATGGACGATGTACATTTAATTCCTTAATTTTAATATTAGTTAATTCGTTTCCAGATTGTTGTTCAAGGTGACTTCCCATAAATTGTTTAACAAAGTCAGTCTGAGGATGGTCTTTGAAACCTTGGGGTGTATCAATTTGTTCAACATGTCCATCATTTAATAAACAAATTCTATCTCCCAATTTCATTGCTTCTTGAATATCATGCGTAACAAAAACAATTGTCTTTTTAATTTTAGTTTGTAACTCTATTAAATCATCTTGTAATTTTTCTCTACTAATAGGATCTAATGCACTAAATGGTTCATCCATAATAATCACAGGAGGGTCTGCTGCCAAAGCGCGTACGACACCAACGCGTTGACGTTGTCCACCTGATAATTCATCAGGTTTTCGATTTTTAAATTTTTCTGATTCTAAACCAACCATGTTTAATAATTCATCAACACGTTGCTCAATATCCTTATCTTTCCACTTCTTCATTTGAGGCACTTGTGCAACATTCTCTTTTATAGTCATATGTGGAAATAAAGCAATTTGTTGTAAGACGTATCCAATGTCCCAACGCATTTCATATACTGGGTAATCGCTAATAGGTTTACCTTTAAAATAAATATATCCTTCACTCAAAGGAATCAAGCGATTAATCATTTTGAGTGTTGTAGTTTTTCCACATCCTGATGGTCCAATTAATACGAAGAATTCCCCTTCTTTAATATTAAAACTCACGCTATCTACTGCGGTATTATTCCCATATCGTTTTGTAACATTCTTAAATTCAATCACAATTTCACCTTCGTTCATTCTACTAAAAGTAGACAATTTTAATCTATATTCCCTATTAAATCATTTTTAATGTGAAAATAACATTTTATTAAGCTTTATATTATTGAATTTTTTAAATTTTCTACACTTATTAAAAATAGTATATGAATCAAGCAAATTCACTTGTGTTTTAGGATGATAGTTATGTTGTTGCTAAAACTTATATCACCAATCATTAAAAATAAAACGCTAACTCAAAAATAACGACAAAATCTAAATGAGGTAGACTTTGTCGTTGATAGAATAAAGAATTTTATATACTTGTTTTATAGGTTTGTATTTTTTCTAAAAATTTAGGACAGTAATGCTTCAATTTATAGCTTCCTACACCATCTATTGAAATCATTTCTTGTTTAGTTTCTGGTTTGCGTTTTGCAAATTCTTCAAGCGTGTAATCAGAAAAAATATTTACTGGAGGGATATCTAGTTTATCGCTAAGTTGTTTACGTACTTCAACGAGTTCACTATAAAGTGCGCGATCGACACCTTCAACCGTATTGATATATACCTTTTCTTTGCTTTTTTGTTTAAACGGCGTAGTATAAACTTTCGTACTATCATTAAGTAAATCTTTAACTGAATTATCGCATATAAGGATTTCGTCATTTTCATTAAGATAACCTTTAAAACGTAACTCATCAATTAAATGAGCTAATTCAGACGTAGTGTAGTTTTTCATTAAACCATGAGTTGTGAGTTGGTCGTAATCATTATATTTTATATAATCTGTAACTTCGCCTCTTAATACTTGAATAATCACGCTGTAGCTTTCCTGTTGTTTCATTCTAGCTATACAACTTATAATCATTTTAGCTTCACGCGTCATATCATATGTTTTATTTTCTTGTACACAGTTACTGCATTGTTCACATTCTTCTAAATTTTCATTGGGTTCAAAGTAATGCACGATAGTAGCCTCAAGACATTTCTTAGTCTTCGTGTATTGAAGCATTTTAGTAAGTTTTTCACCCATTTTATCTTTATAATCATCATCTGCTTGAGAAACTGTAATAAAATACTCATGTAAGCCTTTATCTCGTTCACTAAATAATAGAATACATTCACTTTTTAAACCATCACGACCTGCACGCCCAGCTTCTTGATAATAAGACTCTATATCTCCAGGCATATTGTAATGTACCACATAGCGCACATTTGATTTGTCTATCCCCATACCAAAGGCATTTGTTGCCACAACTACTTCTACACGGTCGTAAAGGAAATCGTTTTGGGATTCTTCACGTTCTTTATTTGTTAGACCGGCATGATAAATTGTACTTTTAACGTTTTCATTTTCTAAAGCTTCATTTAATTCTTCAACTTGCTTACGCGTTGAACAATAAATAATACCTGCTTGTCCCTCATGACTCGTAACGTAGTCCACTACAAATTTTTGACGTTGGTACGTTGGGTTCACTCTGAAAATTAAGTTGCGACGTTTCGTGCTCGTCTTAATTTCATCTTGTTTGCCAATGTTTAACTTTTCCATAATATCCTGTTGAACTTCAGCCGTAGCGGTAGCCGTTAATGCTACAATGGTAAAATTTTGTGGCAATGAAAATACTTTATGTATAACGCTTTGATAACTTGGTCTAAAATCATGACCCCATTTAGAAATACAATGCGCTTCATCAAATGCAACTAAATGAATATTAACTTTTCGAAGTAAACTTAAGAAATATGAGTTCTCAAATCTTTCAGGCGCTACATATAAGAATTGAATATCGCCTTGCTTAAGTTCTTGTTCAATATCTATTTGTTGCTTCTGAGTCAAACTGCTGTTTAAGTACGCTGCTTTGATGCCCATAGCTTTAAGCTGATCCACCTGGTCTTTCATTAATGAAATGAGCGGGCTTATAACAATAGTCGTGCCTCCAAGCATAAGTCCTGGTACCTGATAACATAAAGATTTACCGCCACCGGTTGGAAGAACTCCAAGCGTATTGCGATGGTCTAATATTTTGGTTATAATCTCCTTTTGCCCTGGCCGAAATGTTTCGTAACCAAAATAATGCGATAAAGTTTCTTGCATGATTTCATTCCCCTTATTGTTCTTTTATTTCCTCAAGTTCACTCCATCTTGTGATGTCTGCTTCATATGTTTGTTCAAGTTGTTCTTTCTCTTCATTCAATTCTTTGATTTTGGCATAATCCGCACTGGCTGCTACCATCTCTTCATCAATTACTTCCAATCTTTCTTCCGTTTCTTCAATGCGAGTCATAATCGTTTCATATTCTAATTTTTCGTTATAAGAAAGCCCTGATTTCTTTCTTGATTGTACCTGTTGTTTAGATTGTTGCGCAGATTGTTTAGCTAATGATGTTTGCCTTTCCTGTTCTTTCTTATAAGCCTCATAATCTTCAAATGTTCCTTTGATTTTTTCCATGTAACCATCATGTATATACCAATATTCTTGTGCAACTTTGTTAAGGAAATATCGATCATGGCTGACTGTGATAACAGATCCACCGAAATCATCGATATAATCTTCTAATATAGTGAGCGTTTCAGTATCTAAATCATTTGTAGGCTCATCTAGTAAAAGTACATTGGGTTTATGAACTAACAAGCGTAATAAATAGAGTCTTTTTTGTTCTCCACCGGAAAGTTTATAAATTTTCTTACCATGCGTAGAACTTGGAAATAGGAATCGCTCTAATAATTGAGTGACAGAAATTGAAGTTCCATCCTTCTCTTTAGCCACTTCACTTTCTTCACGTAAATAATCTATCATTCGGATGTCACGATCTAAAGTTTCCTCTGTTTGTTTAAAATAGGCTACCTTAACAGTCTGCCCAATCTTTAACTCTCCTTCAAATTCATGATCTTCGTTACTTAATATATTAAGCAGAGTTGTTTTACCTGCACCATTAGGTCCTACTACACCTATGCGTTGTCCACTTTGAATAATTTCAGTAATATCTTTAAATAACACTCTGTCTTGAATCGACTTCGTTACGTGATTTAATTCATAAACTTGCTTACCTAGTCTTGAATAGGCAAGGTTCAATTCTCCTTTATCTTGAGAATGTTGACTCTTTACTTCCGATTCTAGTTGATTAAAACGATTAATACGTGCTTGTTGTTTCGTTGTTCTCGCTTTAGCTCCCGCTCGCATCCAAGCTAATTCTTGTTTATATAATGCTTTTTGCTTTTGTTGTTGTTTTTGTTCAATTATCTCATTTTCAGCACGCATTGCTATGTAATCTTCATAATTACCTGGATACGCTTTTAACTTACCTCTATCTAGTTCAATTATACGTGTAGATACTTCATTTAAGAAATAGCGGTCGTGAGTTACAAATAAAACAGTATGTGGATATTGTTTTACATAATTAATTAACCAGTTAATGGACTCAAAGTCTAAATGGTTTGTGGGCTCATCAAGTAGTAATAAATCTGGTTGTTCAATAAGCGTCTTAGCTAAAACAACACGTTTTTGTTGTCCACCTGAAAGCTCACGAACATATTTATTAGTATCATTAATACCTAATTTGGATAATATCGTTTTAATTTCAGCATTATAATCCCACGCTTCATTTCTGTCCATTGCTTCTTGTGCACGCATCATTGTATTTAATTTAGTTTCACTTTGGTCATCGGCATAAGCATTTACAGCACTTTCATATGCTTTGATAACACTTAATGTTGGTGTATCTGAACTTAATACTGCTTCAAATACTGTCATTTCTCCATCTAAATCTTGCTTCTGAGATGAATAACGTATTCGATATTGATTAGGGTGAGTAATATCTGCAGTAAAATCATCATCAATACCACCGATCACTTTGAGTAATGTACTCTTCCCTGTACCATTAATACCTACAAGACCAATTCTCTCATGTTCTGAGATAGATAAATTTAAATTGTCGAATATGACTTTATCTGCATAGGATTTATTTAAATGTTCAATTTTATATGCTTCCATGCTTATCTTCCTTTTCAAATAAAGAATATTGTCAACTATCGAATTTTTAAAATAATTTTGTTAAGCTTAATTCAGTTCTATATATTATACACCTTTTTAGACTTAAATGATACAAGGAGACATACTTATGGCACAATTCTTTGAAAATCTGCCACCATATATCCAAGCACTTACAGCTGGTATCATCACGTGGTTATTAACTGCGCTTGGTGCTGCAGCTGTTTTTGTGTTTAAGAAGGTAAATGATAAAGTATTAAACTCAATGCAAGGTTTTGCAGCAGGTATTATGATAGCAGCAAGTTTTTGGTCGTTATTAGAACCTGCCATTGAGTCCAGTAAAGGAAGTTCAGTACCATGGCTTCCAGCTGCAATAGGTTTTATTCTCGGTGGCTTCTTTATTCGAGCATTAGATTATGTGATTCCTCATATTCACCAAAATGCTCAAGATAAAAATCAGCAACGTGAAGGTGTGAAAACATCACTCGGTAAAAATACATTACTTGTATTAGCAATTACGCTACACAATATTCCTGAGGGATTATCGATAGGTGTCGCATTTGGAGGCGTTGTTTCAGGAAATGGACAAGCCACTTTCTTAGGTGCAATAGGTCTCGCTATAGGTATTGGTATTCAAAATATTCCTAAAGGAGCTGCATTGTCCATGCCAATTAGAGCTGCAGGTGCTTCTCGTTTGAAATCTTTTAACTATGGTCAAGCTTCAGCTATTGTTGAACCAATTTTTGCAACAATCGGTGCAGCTGCTATTTTAGTTGTAAATCCAATTTTACCTTATGCATTGGCCTTTGCCGCTGGTGCGATGATTTTCGTTGTTGTTGAGGAACTTATTCCAGATTCTCAATCTGGTAATAATACTGATTTAGCTACAATGAGTTTAATGATTGGGTTTACGATTATGATGATACTTGATGTTGCCCTTGGTTAGGCATATTTTAGTTACTTTGGTGAAATGATAATGTTGATTGATTTGCTTATATAAAAAAGAGGACTATCAGATATATTGTTTCGCGCTATGCGAAGAATCTGATAGTCCTCTTTTTGTGTATGAAGGAAAATCTGGATTGAGTAAACTTGGTTTAGCTACTCAATCCAGATTGATGTGTGGTATTATTTTTTCTCGTTGCCTTTAGGACCTGGTTTGTATTCATACTTAGACGGGTTAATTTTCTTGAAGTCAGGGTTTTTGTAGAATCTGAATAAGTCTCCGTTAAGAACACTATCACTCATTTCAAGATCCTTCTCAACCTGTTTCTTATTCTTGTCGAAGTCCTTAGGTTTCTTCGTTATTAATTCATTATCTTTATTAGAGTAAATCTTACCATTTACATATTTATAATCTTTAGTAATGAAGTCACCATTTCTAAATGGTACAACGTCATTATGTTGTTTAGAGAACATATCTGTACCAAACATTAAGTAGTTCTTACTATCGATACCTACTAAGTGAAGAATTGTTGGCATAACGTCCATTTGGCCAGCGTATTCTTTATTCACACCACCTGATTTACCAGGTATTTTCAACCAGAAACCAGTACGGTTTAAATCAGTGAATTTAGCTGGAGTGATTTTCTCACCTAATAATTTTTCCATCGCGTTGTTATGATTTTCAGAGATACCATAATGGTCACCGTAAATCATAATAACTGAATTATCATAAAGACCT
Proteins encoded in this region:
- a CDS encoding 5'-3'-deoxyribonucleotidase, translating into MSRKKIAIDMDEVLADTLGEIIDAVNERANLGITIESLNGKKLKHMMPEHEGLVTEVLREPGFFRRLKVMPHAQEVVEKLNDHYDVYIATAAMDVPTSFHDKYEWLLEFFPFLNPQHFVFCGRKNIVNADYLIDDNPKQLEIFEGKSIMFTASHNINDDRFDRVNGWKDVENYFLGN
- the hisC gene encoding histidinol-phosphate transaminase, which produces MKSQLNQLSAYEPGLSPEALKKEYGIEGELFKLASNENLYGPTPKAKEAIKQHLDELYYYPESGSPSLRRAISKHLNIDESRILFGAGLDEVILMISRAVLTPGDKIVTSEATFGQYYHNAIVESAEVVQVPLKEGGFDLEGILQSIDDNTALVWLCNPNNPTGTYFDHETLNDFLTQVPSHIPVLIDEAYVEFVTASDFPDTLKLQETFENAFLLRTFSKAYGLAGLRVGYVVASPDAIEKWNIIRPPFNITRISEYAAIAALEDQAYLKDITQRNAVEREKFYQIPQSKHFLPSQTNFIFVKTNNSKALYDELLKVGCITRPFPNGVRITIGFPEQNKKMLEVLKDFNY
- a CDS encoding ABC transporter permease/substrate-binding protein yields the protein MHEFLSTLGDRKGQLLSTIIEHIQISFIALLIATIIAVPLGILLTKTKKISEIVMNIAAVLQTIPSLALLGLMIPIFGIGRVPAIIALVVYALLPILRNTYTGIEEVDPSLVEAAKGIGMKPFRRLTKVELPIATPVIMAGIRTAMVLIIGTATLAALIGAGGLGDLILLGIDRNDSSLILIGAIPAALLAIIFDLILRYMEKLSYKKLLITLGAIVLVILLAILIPLFAQKGDKITLAGKLGSEPSVITNMYKILIEDETDDTVDVKDGMGKTSFLFNALKSDDIDGYLEFTGTVLGELTKEDLKSKKEPAVYQQAKTSLEKKDHMTMLKPMKYNNTYALAVKRDFAKKNNIKTIGDLQKVEDKLKPGFTLEFNDRPDGFKAVKKAYNLNISNVKTMEPKLRYTAVEKGDINLIDAYSTDAELKQYNMVVLKDDKHVFPPYQGAPMFKGKFLKDHPEVKKPLNKLAGKITDEQMQEMNYKVTVKKQDPYKVAKDYLKKEGLIK
- a CDS encoding ABC transporter ATP-binding protein → MIEFKNVTKRYGNNTAVDSVSFNIKEGEFFVLIGPSGCGKTTTLKMINRLIPLSEGYIYFKGKPISDYPVYEMRWDIGYVLQQIALFPHMTIKENVAQVPQMKKWKDKDIEQRVDELLNMVGLESEKFKNRKPDELSGGQRQRVGVVRALAADPPVIIMDEPFSALDPISREKLQDDLIELQTKIKKTIVFVTHDIQEAMKLGDRICLLNDGHVEQIDTPQGFKDHPQTDFVKQFMGSHLEQQSGNELTNIKIKELNVHRPLGKMSTTSSYPEVNENQKVEDIYHLLAQTDAVIVKDSNDQKQYLLKREDIFNYLSERKENVTHA
- the recQ gene encoding DNA helicase RecQ, with the translated sequence MMQETLSHYFGYETFRPGQKEIITKILDHRNTLGVLPTGGGKSLCYQVPGLMLGGTTIVISPLISLMKDQVDQLKAMGIKAAYLNSSLTQKQQIDIEQELKQGDIQFLYVAPERFENSYFLSLLRKVNIHLVAFDEAHCISKWGHDFRPSYQSVIHKVFSLPQNFTIVALTATATAEVQQDIMEKLNIGKQDEIKTSTKRRNLIFRVNPTYQRQKFVVDYVTSHEGQAGIIYCSTRKQVEELNEALENENVKSTIYHAGLTNKEREESQNDFLYDRVEVVVATNAFGMGIDKSNVRYVVHYNMPGDIESYYQEAGRAGRDGLKSECILLFSERDKGLHEYFITVSQADDDYKDKMGEKLTKMLQYTKTKKCLEATIVHYFEPNENLEECEQCSNCVQENKTYDMTREAKMIISCIARMKQQESYSVIIQVLRGEVTDYIKYNDYDQLTTHGLMKNYTTSELAHLIDELRFKGYLNENDEILICDNSVKDLLNDSTKVYTTPFKQKSKEKVYINTVEGVDRALYSELVEVRKQLSDKLDIPPVNIFSDYTLEEFAKRKPETKQEMISIDGVGSYKLKHYCPKFLEKIQTYKTSI
- a CDS encoding ABC-F family ATP-binding cassette domain-containing protein codes for the protein MSMEAYKIEHLNKSYADKVIFDNLNLSISEHERIGLVGINGTGKSTLLKVIGGIDDDFTADITHPNQYRIRYSSQKQDLDGEMTVFEAVLSSDTPTLSVIKAYESAVNAYADDQSETKLNTMMRAQEAMDRNEAWDYNAEIKTILSKLGINDTNKYVRELSGGQQKRVVLAKTLIEQPDLLLLDEPTNHLDFESINWLINYVKQYPHTVLFVTHDRYFLNEVSTRIIELDRGKLKAYPGNYEDYIAMRAENEIIEQKQQQKQKALYKQELAWMRAGAKARTTKQQARINRFNQLESEVKSQHSQDKGELNLAYSRLGKQVYELNHVTKSIQDRVLFKDITEIIQSGQRIGVVGPNGAGKTTLLNILSNEDHEFEGELKIGQTVKVAYFKQTEETLDRDIRMIDYLREESEVAKEKDGTSISVTQLLERFLFPSSTHGKKIYKLSGGEQKRLYLLRLLVHKPNVLLLDEPTNDLDTETLTILEDYIDDFGGSVITVSHDRYFLNKVAQEYWYIHDGYMEKIKGTFEDYEAYKKEQERQTSLAKQSAQQSKQQVQSRKKSGLSYNEKLEYETIMTRIEETEERLEVIDEEMVAASADYAKIKELNEEKEQLEQTYEADITRWSELEEIKEQ
- a CDS encoding ZIP family metal transporter, whose product is MAQFFENLPPYIQALTAGIITWLLTALGAAAVFVFKKVNDKVLNSMQGFAAGIMIAASFWSLLEPAIESSKGSSVPWLPAAIGFILGGFFIRALDYVIPHIHQNAQDKNQQREGVKTSLGKNTLLVLAITLHNIPEGLSIGVAFGGVVSGNGQATFLGAIGLAIGIGIQNIPKGAALSMPIRAAGASRLKSFNYGQASAIVEPIFATIGAAAILVVNPILPYALAFAAGAMIFVVVEELIPDSQSGNNTDLATMSLMIGFTIMMILDVALG